From one Rhodoferax sp. PAMC 29310 genomic stretch:
- a CDS encoding metal ABC transporter substrate-binding protein, whose product MLDSLKLTLFSRRLLLVSATAWALLGGQAYAADKLPVVASFSILGDLVRVVGGECVTVFTLVGPDEDAHVFEPKPADARALLAAKLVVTNGLGFEPWANKLLKSAGYKGQTVVAAQGVTARPMNESKAQASHAHAEQDPHAWQNPNNVVLYVRNIAAALSQADAGGASRYQANAEAYVKELQTLDAWAKAQIASIPLAKRKVITSHDAFGYFALQYGVQFLAPQGVNTESEPSAKQVARLIRQIQKEKIRAVFVENMANPRLIAQLSKDAGVTLGASLYADALSSSDQPGATYLQMMRHNVTKLVDGMALN is encoded by the coding sequence ATGCTGGATTCCCTCAAACTCACCCTCTTTTCGCGCCGGCTTCTGCTGGTCAGTGCCACCGCGTGGGCGCTGCTGGGCGGTCAAGCCTATGCGGCCGACAAATTGCCCGTGGTCGCCAGCTTCAGCATCCTGGGGGACCTGGTGCGCGTGGTGGGTGGTGAATGCGTGACGGTTTTCACATTGGTCGGTCCCGACGAAGACGCCCATGTGTTCGAGCCCAAACCGGCCGATGCCAGAGCCTTGCTGGCCGCCAAGCTGGTGGTCACCAACGGGCTGGGCTTTGAGCCCTGGGCGAACAAGCTGCTCAAGTCTGCCGGCTACAAAGGCCAGACCGTGGTGGCCGCCCAGGGCGTGACGGCCCGGCCCATGAATGAATCCAAAGCTCAGGCAAGCCATGCCCACGCAGAACAAGACCCGCACGCCTGGCAAAACCCGAACAACGTCGTGCTCTATGTGCGCAACATTGCAGCCGCCCTGAGCCAGGCAGACGCAGGCGGCGCCAGCCGCTACCAGGCGAACGCCGAGGCCTATGTGAAAGAGCTGCAAACGCTGGACGCCTGGGCCAAAGCACAGATCGCCAGTATTCCTCTAGCCAAGCGCAAGGTCATCACCTCCCACGATGCCTTTGGTTACTTTGCCTTGCAGTACGGCGTCCAGTTTCTGGCGCCGCAAGGGGTGAACACCGAGAGTGAACCCAGCGCCAAACAGGTGGCCCGGCTCATCCGGCAAATCCAGAAAGAAAAAATTCGTGCCGTATTTGTGGAAAACATGGCCAACCCCCGGCTCATCGCCCAACTCAGCAAAGACGCTGGAGTGACCCTGGGTGCCAGCCTGTATGCCGATGCCCTGTCTTCCTCGGACCAACCTGGCGCCACCTACCTGCAAATGATGCGCCACAACGTGACGAAGCTGGTTGATGGCATGGCGCTGAACTGA
- a CDS encoding metal ABC transporter permease produces MDIFLGSLGDAFFSPFVEFAFMRRALVATLALALSAAPLGVFLTLRRMSLLGDALSHAVLPGVAIGFMVSGLSLTAMALGGVLAGLLVAAVAGAVTRFTTLKEDASLAAIYLVALALGVMLISRHGTQLDLLHILFGSALGVDQAGLYLVAGVATVSVLALALMYRGLVLETFDPVFLGAHPRGVPAWAWQQGFLMLVVLNLVAGFQTLGTLMAVGLMMLPAVSARLWHDTLPAQLLNASVQAALAGVAGLLLSYHCDTPSGPTIIGCAGVLYAASLLLAPGGWLVRCRSPKHRVA; encoded by the coding sequence ATGGACATTTTTCTGGGCTCGCTTGGGGACGCCTTCTTCTCCCCGTTTGTTGAATTCGCCTTCATGCGCCGCGCATTGGTGGCCACGCTGGCGCTCGCGCTCAGCGCCGCGCCGCTGGGCGTTTTCCTCACGCTGCGGCGCATGAGCCTGCTGGGCGACGCGCTCAGCCACGCGGTGCTTCCCGGTGTGGCCATCGGTTTCATGGTCAGCGGCCTGTCGCTCACGGCCATGGCGCTGGGCGGCGTGCTGGCAGGTCTGCTTGTTGCGGCGGTGGCCGGCGCCGTCACCCGCTTCACCACGCTCAAGGAGGACGCGAGCCTGGCCGCCATTTATCTGGTGGCGCTGGCCCTGGGTGTGATGCTGATTTCCCGCCATGGCACCCAGTTGGACCTACTGCACATCCTGTTTGGAAGCGCGTTGGGCGTGGACCAGGCCGGGCTGTACCTGGTGGCGGGGGTGGCCACCGTCAGCGTGCTGGCCCTGGCGCTGATGTACCGTGGCCTGGTACTGGAAACCTTTGACCCCGTGTTTTTGGGCGCGCACCCCCGAGGTGTGCCGGCGTGGGCATGGCAGCAGGGTTTTTTGATGCTGGTGGTGCTCAACCTGGTCGCGGGCTTTCAGACCTTGGGCACGTTGATGGCGGTGGGTTTGATGATGCTGCCCGCCGTGAGTGCGCGCCTGTGGCATGACACTTTACCCGCGCAACTGCTTAACGCCAGCGTGCAAGCCGCGCTGGCCGGTGTGGCCGGGCTGCTGCTCTCCTACCACTGTGACACGCCTTCGGGGCCCACCATCATCGGCTGCGCCGGCGTGCTCTATGCCGCATCCCTCTTGCTGGCACCCGGCGGCTGGCTGGTGCGCTGCCGGAGCCCCAAGCACCGCGTGGCTTGA
- a CDS encoding NB-ARC domain-containing protein: MDYITKKIDSKVNLCIFNGSKRDAAIHLQSGLELNLLIIIGYLWNKNFEIIPEAVRLKCFIEIQRPSIGKIVELSRVLDVGGQLFKIARLKDFREGINKYPSLRNEKLGHGFSFDDDAASFLAELTALKNMISQGFKEIFGEKFDFVKITKEEGAVYKGINFKSDGDLAPWSSPRAAGILQIECVYIKTMQGMFLLSPFVAIDDEQEFFTFSYVEDRLAARSVFNKLVKTGRAYFETPSLVDGGREIDEFRRRSSNGPVVNNYENNYRKYIKTDIAKKVVKFLKSNESTVFATLWGHGGVGKTASMQRVCESLLSAEKRIFDYIVFVSAKDRLLNFYTGAIEAIEGSVDSFDQVIAFANRIVFQTETFDPTPLVEFNGRILIVLDDYETFPSEEKEKFLDFVKLLNIGHHKVVLTTRSASQITGEKIEVLELSEDETLEFFDSVLESYLRISSKDYQIGLDLKEFRSVFHELTSGRPLFIFQSAMIYGQRGSISELMGIDLKTRQESI, from the coding sequence ATGGACTACATTACAAAAAAAATTGATTCAAAGGTTAATCTTTGCATTTTTAATGGTAGCAAGCGAGATGCAGCTATTCACTTGCAATCTGGGTTAGAGTTAAACCTGTTGATAATTATTGGATATCTTTGGAATAAAAACTTTGAGATTATTCCAGAGGCAGTTCGATTGAAATGCTTTATCGAAATTCAGCGGCCTTCGATTGGAAAAATAGTTGAACTATCCCGTGTTTTGGATGTTGGCGGTCAATTATTTAAAATTGCTCGACTTAAAGATTTTCGAGAAGGGATCAATAAATATCCAAGCCTCAGGAACGAGAAGTTGGGTCATGGGTTTTCCTTCGATGACGATGCTGCATCATTTCTTGCGGAGCTTACTGCTCTGAAAAATATGATTTCTCAAGGATTTAAAGAAATTTTCGGTGAAAAGTTCGATTTTGTGAAAATTACAAAAGAAGAAGGGGCGGTTTACAAAGGAATAAATTTCAAATCCGATGGTGATTTGGCACCTTGGAGTTCGCCAAGAGCAGCTGGAATACTCCAGATCGAATGCGTATATATAAAAACTATGCAAGGGATGTTCTTATTATCCCCCTTTGTTGCGATTGACGATGAGCAAGAATTTTTCACTTTCTCTTACGTTGAAGATAGATTGGCAGCGCGATCTGTTTTCAATAAACTAGTAAAAACTGGTCGAGCATATTTTGAAACACCTTCGCTTGTGGATGGTGGCCGTGAAATTGATGAGTTTCGACGGCGATCTTCGAATGGGCCTGTTGTAAATAATTATGAAAATAACTACAGAAAATATATTAAAACTGACATAGCCAAGAAAGTTGTTAAATTTCTGAAATCAAATGAATCTACGGTTTTTGCTACGTTATGGGGCCACGGTGGCGTAGGGAAAACTGCGTCGATGCAACGAGTTTGTGAATCTCTATTGAGCGCTGAGAAACGAATATTTGACTATATTGTTTTTGTTTCTGCAAAAGATCGACTATTAAATTTTTATACCGGCGCCATCGAGGCGATTGAGGGGAGCGTTGATTCATTTGATCAGGTTATTGCTTTTGCGAATCGTATAGTCTTTCAAACGGAAACGTTTGACCCCACTCCTTTGGTTGAATTTAATGGCCGAATTCTCATAGTTCTTGACGACTATGAAACTTTCCCATCTGAGGAAAAGGAGAAATTCCTAGATTTCGTTAAGTTATTGAATATTGGGCATCACAAGGTCGTATTGACAACGCGCTCGGCTAGTCAGATTACTGGCGAGAAAATAGAGGTTCTAGAGTTGTCTGAAGACGAGACCTTAGAGTTCTTTGATAGTGTTTTGGAGTCATATCTTCGAATTTCCTCGAAGGATTATCAAATTGGTTTGGATTTGAAGGAGTTTCGGAGTGTTTTTCACGAATTGACCAGTGGGCGCCCTCTTTTTATATTTCAAAGCGCAATGATATACGGGCAGCGCGGATCCATATCTGAGTTGATGGGCATCGATCTAAAAACACGCCAAGAATCAATTTAA
- a CDS encoding tetratricopeptide repeat protein yields the protein MEFKSIAQRAGKWVVVAALLGFGFAMAQSEPTLGEVYAAAQSGQLDKAQTLIQQVLVSHPNSGKAHFVRAELYSRQGDLGRARDELATAEKLAPGLPFAKSDAVQALRAQLSTRPRAQTTTAPVLSRAAPAVPSSPFSWGLPLLLAGGVIFLGYLAFRKRAPEPFIQPAAYAPPSGLNGPQSFGLAAGGAGPSMQPAYPQPTSPQQASSGIGGQIMSGLATGLAAGAGVMAAQAIGRNLMGHTNEPTNQRDNFSEVDQPPINRNVNMGGQDFGVNDANSWDDGGAIDVGGGGDWDN from the coding sequence ATGGAATTCAAATCAATCGCTCAACGCGCCGGAAAATGGGTTGTCGTCGCCGCACTGTTGGGCTTCGGCTTCGCGATGGCCCAGTCCGAGCCGACCCTGGGCGAGGTTTATGCCGCCGCCCAGTCCGGTCAGCTGGACAAGGCTCAGACCCTGATTCAACAGGTGTTGGTTTCTCACCCGAACAGTGGCAAGGCGCACTTTGTGCGTGCTGAGCTCTATTCGCGCCAGGGCGACTTGGGCAGAGCCCGCGATGAGCTGGCAACCGCTGAAAAACTGGCGCCCGGCTTGCCATTCGCCAAGTCGGACGCAGTTCAAGCCTTGCGCGCACAGCTTTCCACGAGGCCCCGCGCCCAGACCACGACGGCGCCCGTCCTGAGCCGCGCCGCGCCAGCGGTGCCAAGCTCTCCTTTTTCCTGGGGGTTGCCCCTGCTATTGGCGGGGGGCGTCATTTTTCTGGGGTACTTGGCCTTTCGCAAACGGGCGCCTGAACCTTTTATTCAACCCGCCGCCTACGCACCACCCAGTGGTTTGAATGGGCCGCAGAGCTTTGGCTTGGCAGCCGGTGGCGCTGGTCCATCGATGCAGCCCGCCTACCCTCAACCCACCAGTCCTCAACAGGCGAGTAGCGGGATTGGCGGCCAAATCATGAGTGGCCTCGCCACGGGATTGGCGGCAGGCGCCGGTGTCATGGCGGCACAGGCCATTGGCCGAAACCTGATGGGCCACACGAATGAGCCCACCAATCAACGGGACAATTTCAGCGAGGTCGATCAACCGCCAATCAATCGCAACGTCAATATGGGCGGGCAGGACTTCGGCGTCAATGATGCCAATTCCTGGGACGACGGCGGCGCCATTGACGTTGGCGGCGGGGGCGATTGGGACAATTGA
- a CDS encoding LysR family transcriptional regulator, with protein MKLDQLNFHHLYYFWRVAKLGHLTRAAEDLHTSQSAVSAQIRQLEERIGDDLFDRVGRRLVLTDTGQLVLAYSENIFGLGQEMLGRLEGRMAGITRLRVGSVATLSRNYQENWIRPLLSDPSLVLTLESGLLEDLIVRLLQHQLDVVLANETVPTDPARPLLCRFLGSQSISLVGPASRWRSQSLRIPEDLEGLDIALPGPRHALRAQFDALCVSAGVTPRLRAEVDDMAMLRLIARDSGWLAVLPEVVVQDELRAGILVTVGHSTDLQERFYAISTPHRHRIEALEHLMNREPSN; from the coding sequence ATGAAGCTGGACCAACTGAATTTCCATCACCTCTACTACTTTTGGCGGGTGGCCAAGTTGGGACATTTGACCCGCGCGGCTGAAGACCTTCACACCTCCCAATCCGCAGTCTCGGCACAGATTCGCCAGCTAGAGGAGCGCATCGGAGATGATTTGTTCGACCGCGTTGGCCGCCGCTTGGTGCTGACGGATACAGGTCAGCTGGTGCTGGCTTATTCCGAGAATATTTTTGGACTCGGCCAGGAGATGCTGGGGCGACTGGAGGGCCGCATGGCCGGCATCACGCGTTTGCGCGTCGGCAGTGTGGCCACCCTGTCGCGCAATTACCAGGAGAACTGGATTCGCCCATTGCTTTCAGATCCTTCCCTTGTGTTGACGCTGGAGTCAGGGCTGCTAGAGGACCTGATCGTGCGACTCCTTCAGCACCAACTTGACGTGGTGCTGGCCAATGAAACCGTTCCAACGGATCCCGCTCGCCCGCTGCTTTGCCGGTTTCTGGGCAGCCAGTCAATCTCGTTGGTGGGGCCCGCCAGTCGCTGGCGATCACAAAGTCTGCGCATCCCCGAAGACCTGGAGGGTCTTGACATTGCACTTCCTGGGCCAAGGCATGCCCTGCGCGCGCAGTTCGACGCGCTTTGCGTCTCTGCAGGCGTGACTCCCCGGCTGCGCGCAGAAGTAGACGATATGGCGATGCTGCGTCTGATTGCTCGCGACAGTGGTTGGTTGGCGGTTCTGCCGGAAGTGGTTGTTCAGGATGAGCTTCGCGCGGGAATTCTGGTGACCGTCGGCCACTCCACAGACCTGCAGGAACGCTTCTACGCCATCAGCACACCGCACCGGCATCGCATTGAGGCGCTTGAGCACCTGATGAACCGCGAACCGTCGAATTGA
- a CDS encoding acyl-CoA synthetase has translation MAIFSEDPIRTLNDLRAFEAAMTLTQRLPERSVLDVFISAAARQPERTAITMLMSGAPDEQPQRVNYAQLLGMVRRSANLFHSLGGPRPGVAYMLPSLIETHATLWGAETAGYAVPINFLLQVEHIAALLEASGARILVALGPHPVLDIWQKALELRERVPGLTLIRVAPPTTPAEEGVVDFHTALAAQPEDHLVFGEPGKDDDVAAYFHTGGTTGTPKLVAHTHRGQLTAAFGGAAIGGYRADDVLTGTFPLFHVAGTIACGLAAFLAGMELVVISPGGLRNPAMVQGFWRLVAQYKATLVGGVPTSIGAILEVPLDGADISAVRAGITGAALLPPAVGERFRQVTGRNMYEVYGMTEASGLIAYDPFSGAGSAGSVGWALPYTKVEVRRFTAEGQLGDMCEAGEVGVISVRGPHVSPGYRNPEHNAGIFQDGVLNTGDLGYTDEQGRLYIAGRTKDLIIRSGHNIDPVMIENAMSEHPAIAVAAAVGMPDAYAGELPVCFVTLRPGAQVSDAELHAHAQARIGERPAWPKHFHIIEAIPMTSVGKIFKPELRCDAATRMLMQLLNEQFQLADAKVQVSAGGPRGMRVNVSLPKSSLSIVPAIKKLLDAYLFETQVQVD, from the coding sequence GTGGCCATTTTCAGTGAAGATCCGATCCGCACCTTGAACGACCTGAGGGCGTTTGAAGCGGCCATGACACTGACGCAGCGCTTGCCGGAGCGCAGCGTGCTGGACGTATTCATTAGCGCCGCCGCGCGCCAGCCCGAGCGCACCGCCATCACCATGCTGATGAGCGGCGCGCCCGACGAACAGCCCCAGCGCGTTAACTATGCGCAACTGCTGGGCATGGTGCGGCGCTCCGCCAACCTGTTTCACAGCCTGGGTGGACCCCGCCCCGGTGTGGCCTATATGCTCCCGAGCTTGATCGAAACCCACGCCACGCTGTGGGGCGCAGAGACAGCGGGCTATGCGGTACCCATCAACTTTCTGCTGCAGGTCGAGCACATTGCTGCGCTGCTGGAGGCGTCGGGTGCGCGCATTTTGGTGGCACTGGGGCCCCACCCCGTGCTCGACATTTGGCAGAAAGCCTTGGAGTTGCGCGAGCGCGTTCCGGGGCTCACGTTGATCCGGGTGGCACCGCCAACGACACCCGCTGAGGAGGGAGTAGTCGACTTTCACACCGCGTTGGCAGCCCAGCCGGAAGATCATTTGGTCTTTGGCGAACCGGGCAAGGATGACGACGTGGCGGCCTACTTCCACACGGGTGGCACCACCGGCACCCCCAAGCTGGTGGCCCACACGCACCGCGGGCAGTTGACTGCCGCCTTTGGCGGTGCGGCCATTGGGGGCTACCGCGCCGATGACGTGCTGACTGGCACCTTTCCGCTCTTTCACGTAGCCGGCACCATTGCCTGTGGCCTGGCGGCCTTTCTGGCGGGCATGGAATTGGTGGTAATTTCACCGGGTGGCTTGCGCAACCCCGCCATGGTTCAAGGGTTTTGGCGTTTGGTGGCCCAGTACAAGGCCACGCTGGTAGGCGGTGTGCCCACGTCAATTGGCGCGATTCTGGAGGTGCCGCTGGACGGGGCCGACATCAGCGCGGTGCGCGCTGGCATCACGGGTGCGGCCTTGTTGCCGCCAGCGGTGGGCGAGCGCTTTCGCCAGGTGACCGGGCGCAATATGTATGAGGTTTACGGCATGACCGAGGCGTCTGGCCTGATCGCCTACGACCCGTTTTCTGGCGCCGGAAGTGCGGGGTCGGTGGGCTGGGCGTTGCCCTACACCAAAGTTGAAGTTCGCCGCTTCACAGCTGAGGGCCAACTGGGTGACATGTGCGAAGCCGGTGAGGTCGGGGTCATCAGCGTGCGCGGGCCCCATGTGTCGCCGGGCTACCGCAACCCCGAACACAACGCGGGCATCTTCCAGGACGGCGTGCTCAACACAGGCGACCTAGGCTACACCGACGAACAGGGGCGGCTCTACATTGCAGGCCGCACCAAAGACCTGATCATTCGCAGCGGCCACAACATTGACCCGGTGATGATCGAAAACGCGATGAGCGAACACCCGGCCATTGCGGTGGCCGCCGCCGTGGGCATGCCCGACGCGTATGCGGGCGAGTTGCCGGTGTGCTTCGTGACTCTGCGCCCCGGTGCTCAGGTGAGCGACGCAGAGTTGCACGCCCACGCGCAGGCGCGCATCGGCGAGCGCCCCGCCTGGCCCAAGCACTTCCACATCATTGAGGCGATTCCGATGACGTCGGTAGGCAAGATTTTCAAACCCGAGCTGCGCTGCGATGCCGCCACCCGAATGCTCATGCAATTGCTAAATGAACAATTCCAACTAGCAGATGCCAAAGTGCAGGTCAGCGCCGGCGGCCCGCGTGGCATGCGCGTGAACGTGTCGCTGCCCAAGTCCTCGCTGTCCATCGTGCCCGCCATCAAAAAGCTGCTGGACGCCTATCTTTTTGAAACGCAGGTGCAGGTGGACTGA
- a CDS encoding FAD-binding oxidoreductase — protein sequence MTQFKTSQGDNTSIDDTKLDALRGALRGRLLMPTDDGYDVSRTLWNAMIDRHPAAIVRAAGTSDVMLAVNFARENDLLLSVRGGGHNIAGKATCEGGLMLDLSAMRSVRVDPAAKRAWVEPGALLGDFDRETQAFGLSTPTGINSTTGMSGLTLGGGFGWQSRKHGLTIDNLVAADVVLASGEFVQTSATQHPDLFWALRGGGGNFGVVTSFEYQLHPLGPQVLAGLVVYPLDQAKQVFEGYRQFTAAASDDMTAWMILRKAPPLPFLPAEVHGQPVVVVAFCWIGELSKGEQITKPLHSFGKPYGVHAGPMPFTQWQTAFDPLLAPGARNYWKSHDFMAMTVDVERILCEAVAKLPSDECEAFIGQMGGSTNRVGVADTAYPHRDAEFVLNVHTRWREAADDAKCIAWGRGLFDALTPHATGGVYVNFMPEDEASRVAAGAYGPNFERLSALKAKYDPANLFSQNQNILPKA from the coding sequence ATGACCCAATTCAAAACTTCCCAGGGTGACAACACCAGCATCGACGACACCAAGCTCGATGCCTTGCGCGGCGCGCTGCGCGGCAGACTGCTGATGCCGACGGATGACGGCTACGACGTGTCCCGCACGCTGTGGAACGCCATGATCGACCGCCACCCGGCGGCCATTGTGCGTGCTGCCGGCACCAGCGACGTGATGCTGGCCGTCAACTTCGCGCGAGAAAATGATCTTTTGTTGTCCGTGCGCGGCGGCGGGCACAACATCGCGGGCAAGGCCACCTGTGAGGGTGGGTTAATGCTTGACCTGTCGGCAATGCGATCGGTCCGTGTCGACCCCGCCGCAAAGCGCGCATGGGTCGAGCCCGGCGCGCTCCTTGGTGACTTCGATCGCGAGACGCAGGCTTTTGGTCTGTCCACCCCAACGGGCATCAATTCAACCACGGGTATGTCCGGCCTCACGCTGGGTGGCGGCTTTGGTTGGCAGAGCCGTAAGCACGGCCTGACCATCGACAACCTGGTGGCCGCCGACGTGGTGCTGGCCTCTGGCGAGTTCGTGCAAACCAGTGCCACACAGCACCCCGACTTGTTCTGGGCACTGCGCGGCGGCGGTGGCAACTTTGGCGTTGTCACCTCGTTCGAATACCAGCTGCACCCTCTGGGCCCGCAGGTGCTGGCTGGGCTGGTGGTGTATCCGCTGGATCAGGCGAAGCAGGTGTTCGAGGGCTATCGCCAGTTCACCGCTGCGGCCAGTGACGACATGACAGCCTGGATGATCTTGCGCAAGGCACCGCCTCTGCCGTTCCTGCCGGCCGAGGTGCACGGCCAACCGGTGGTCGTCGTGGCGTTTTGCTGGATTGGCGAGCTGAGCAAGGGGGAGCAGATCACCAAACCTCTGCACAGCTTTGGCAAACCCTATGGTGTGCACGCTGGCCCCATGCCCTTCACTCAATGGCAGACCGCTTTTGATCCGCTTTTGGCGCCGGGCGCTCGCAACTACTGGAAGTCGCACGACTTCATGGCCATGACCGTAGATGTCGAGCGCATCCTCTGCGAGGCCGTCGCCAAGCTGCCGAGCGACGAATGCGAGGCCTTCATTGGCCAGATGGGAGGCTCGACCAACCGTGTGGGCGTGGCCGACACCGCCTACCCACATCGTGACGCCGAGTTCGTCCTCAACGTGCACACCCGCTGGCGCGAGGCCGCCGACGACGCGAAATGCATCGCTTGGGGGCGCGGACTGTTCGATGCACTTACGCCACACGCCACTGGCGGCGTTTACGTCAACTTCATGCCTGAGGACGAAGCGTCCCGCGTGGCGGCCGGGGCCTATGGCCCCAACTTCGAGCGGCTGTCGGCGTTGAAGGCCAAGTACGACCCCGCGAATTTGTTTTCGCAGAACCAGAACATTCTGCCCAAGGCCTAG
- a CDS encoding IS481 family transposase, with amino-acid sequence MSQVHPCARTTPRTRAEIRTSPAGASALADRYNITPATARKWKEREDSEDRSHRPRTLKTTLSPAQEQLVVELRRTVLLPLDDLLAITREFINAAVSRSGLDRCLRRHGVSDLKGLLPQVEGEPAPLKTFKDYEPGFIHIDSKYLPQMPDETKRRYLFVAIDRATRWVYFHIYNDQTDVSSTDFLCRLRKVSPMRIQKILTDNGSQFTDRFTAKSKQATGKHTFDISCAEMGIVHRLSPPRHPQTNGMVERFNGRISDLVKQTRFSSAAELETTLTLYLKTYNHHIPQRALKHQTPIQALQKWRAGKPDLFVKRVYEQAGLDSY; translated from the coding sequence ATGAGTCAAGTCCATCCCTGCGCCCGAACCACCCCTCGCACACGCGCTGAGATAAGGACCTCGCCCGCTGGTGCCAGTGCGCTGGCCGACCGATACAACATCACGCCCGCCACCGCTCGCAAGTGGAAAGAGCGCGAAGATTCAGAGGATCGCTCCCACCGCCCGCGTACGCTGAAGACGACGCTCAGTCCAGCGCAGGAGCAACTTGTTGTCGAGCTTCGGCGCACAGTTCTACTGCCCCTGGACGACCTGCTGGCGATCACCCGCGAGTTCATCAATGCCGCTGTTTCACGCTCAGGCTTGGACCGTTGTTTGCGCCGCCATGGCGTCTCCGATCTGAAAGGCCTGCTGCCACAAGTTGAGGGGGAGCCTGCGCCACTGAAAACCTTCAAGGACTACGAGCCTGGATTCATACACATTGACAGCAAGTACCTGCCGCAGATGCCTGATGAGACGAAGAGGCGCTACCTCTTTGTGGCCATTGATCGAGCGACACGGTGGGTCTATTTCCACATTTACAACGACCAGACTGACGTCAGCAGTACCGATTTTTTGTGCCGGTTGAGAAAAGTCTCGCCCATGAGAATTCAAAAGATTCTGACTGACAACGGAAGTCAATTTACCGACCGTTTTACAGCCAAGAGCAAACAAGCCACGGGCAAGCATACGTTCGACATCAGCTGTGCCGAGATGGGTATCGTGCATCGCCTGTCGCCCCCACGCCATCCGCAAACCAATGGCATGGTGGAGCGCTTCAATGGGCGCATCAGCGACTTGGTTAAGCAAACACGTTTCTCATCAGCGGCTGAGCTGGAGACGACTCTGACGCTCTATTTAAAGACCTACAACCACCATATCCCGCAGCGGGCTTTGAAGCACCAAACACCTATTCAAGCTTTGCAGAAATGGCGCGCAGGAAAACCTGATTTGTTTGTCAAGCGAGTTTATGAACAGGCGGGACTTGACAGCTATTGA